The following coding sequences lie in one Arachis stenosperma cultivar V10309 chromosome 5, arast.V10309.gnm1.PFL2, whole genome shotgun sequence genomic window:
- the LOC130979846 gene encoding protein DETOXIFICATION 49-like → MCQVTTSHDLNCNLNSPNMNTNTLTLPLISKGAAEEEEEESQSESESDNSNISESLKELISISKIAFPMILTGLLLYCRSMISMLFLGQLGELALAGGSLALGFANITGYSILSGLAVGMEPICGQAFGAKKFSLLGLSLQRTILLLLLTSIPISLLWLHMKQILLLCNQDEAIAIEAQSYLLFSIPDLIAQSFLHPLRIYLRTQSITLPLTLCATFSILLHIPINYLLVSHLNLGIKGVALSGVWTNFNLVASLLLYIVLSGTHSKTWGGFSSECFTKWKQLLNLAIPSCISVCLEWWWYEIMILLCGLLLNPRATVASMGILIQTTSLLYIFPSSLSFSVSTRVGNKLGAQEPSKAKLSAIVGLSCSFISGVSALAFALTVRNMWASMFTRDKEIIALTSMVLPIIGLCELGNCPQTTGCGVLRGTARPKTGANINLGCFYLVGMPVAIWLGFFAGFDFQGLWLGLLAAQGSCAVSMLVVLLRTDWDLEAQRAKKLTASSPSVGGVCNDDDDKNKDVYHHHYDADNKLPKPQSKEDSFSSNNSDEHQHSYWV, encoded by the coding sequence ATGTGTCAGGTAACAACATCTCATGACCtaaattgcaatctcaactctccaAACATGAACACCAACACATTGACACTACCATTGATCTCCAAAGGAgcagcagaagaagaagaagaagaatctcaATCTGAATCAGAATCAGATAATAGTAACATCTCAGAGTCATTAAAGGAATTAATATCAATATCAAAGATAGCATTTCCAATGATACTGACAGGGCTATTACTGTATTGCCGTTCAATGATCTCCATGCTGTTCTTAGGACAACTTGGGGAGCTAGCCTTAGCAGGAGGCTCACTAGCACTGGGCTTCGCCAACATCACCGGCTACTCGATCCTCTCCGGCCTAGCCGTGGGAATGGAACCCATCTGTGGACAAgcctttggtgccaagaaattCAGCCTTTTAGGCCTATCCTTACAAAGAACCATTCTCTTGCTTCTCTTGACTTCAATCCCAATATCACTCCTCTGGCTCCACATGAAGCAAATCCTTCTTCTTTGTAACCAAGATGAGGCCATAGCCATAGAAGCACAATCATATCTTCTCTTCTCAATCCCTGACCTCATAGCACAGTCTTTTCTTCACCCTTTGAGGATTTATCTCAGAACACAGTCCATTACTCTGCCTCTAACACTCTGTGCCACTTTCTCTATTCTCCTCCACATACCAATCAACTATCTCCTTGTTTCTCACCTCAACCTTGGAATCAAAGGCGTTGCGCTTAGTGGGGTGTGGACAAATTTCAACCTTGTTGCTTCTTTGCTTCTCTATATAGTCCTCTCAGGAACTCACTCCAAGACATGGGGTGGATTCTCTTCTGAGTGCTTCACAAAATGGAAGCAGCTCTTGAATTTGGCAATCCCAAGCTGCATTTCTGTGTGCCTTGAATGGTGGTGGTACGAGATCATGATCTTGCTGTGTGGTCTGTTATTGAATCCAAGAGCAACCGTAGCTTCAATGGGGATTCTCATCCAAACAACATCGCTGCTCTACATTTTTCCATCTTCTCTGAGCTTCAGTGTTTCCACAAGGGTAGGGAACAAGCTAGGAGCACAAGAGCCTTCAAAGGCGAAACTTTCGGCCATTGTAGGACTCTCTTGCAGCTTCATTTCCGGTGTATCAGCACTGGCTTTTGCTCTAACTGTTAGGAACATGTGGGCAAGCATGTTCACAAGGGACAAAGAGATTATAGCATTGACATCAATGGTGTTACCAATTATAGGTCTTTGTGAACTTGGTAACTGTCCTCAAACCACAGGTTGTGGTGTTCTTAGAGGGACAGCAAGGCCTAAAACAGGTGCTAACATCAACTTGGGTTGCTTCTATCTTGTGGGAATGCCTGTGGCAATTTGGTTAGGCTTCTTTGCTGGCTTTGATTTTCAAGGTTTGTGGCTTGGCCTACTTGCTGCTCAAGGCTCTTGTGCTGTGTCCATGTTGGTTGTTCTTCTTAGAACTGATTGGGATTTAGAAGCTCAAAGGGCTAAGAAATTAACAGCTTCATCACCATCTGTTGGAGGAGTttgcaatgatgatgatgataagaacaaagatgtttatcatcatcattatgatGCAGACAACAAGTTACCCAAACCTCAAAGCAAGGAAGATTCTTTCTCATCTAATAATTCAGATGAACACCAACACTCTTATTGGGTTTAA